The Rosa chinensis cultivar Old Blush chromosome 7, RchiOBHm-V2, whole genome shotgun sequence DNA segment GAAAATTTAAATCACATTTTTAGTGATAATTAAATAACAACCCCTTCCTTCTTTTGTCTAAAATATAATTTCCTATATATTCATAAGAGATTTTTGCTTTAATGGTTAGGTAGAACTATGCTTATGCGTGGCAACGTCATTAACTGTGGGATCGAGTGATCTTATCAAGTTTTTGGGGGAATACATATAGGGGCGCGAATAGGGCTGGTTAGCTATATAGCGCCATGATCGACATATCTGATCCTGCAGTCCTTAGTGAGTGTACCAGCTCTTACAACTTAAGCAATTGCTAACTAGGTTCAGAATAAGTACGTGAGTCAACAAAAATGGAGGACCAGTCGGGTTTGAGAAGAGGTGCATGGACCATAGAAGAAGATAATCTTCTGAGGCAGTGTATTGCAAAGCATGGAGAAGGAAGATGGCGGCTGATTCCTCCAGCTGCAGGTAATTGACGaaactagctaaaatatttGTTCAAAATTACTATATGCAAGGAACGATGCTAATCAATTAGTATAAGTTAATTTGCTTCATTTTGCATTACATGCATGTGTAGGCTTAAACAGATGCGGGAAGAGCTGTAGGCTAAGATGGGTCAATTATCTGAAACCGGATATAAAGAGAGGAGATTTCGAGGACGATGAAGTAGATCTCCTCCATAGGCTTCACAACCTTTTAGGCAACAGGTAAGCCGAAAGTttagcttttttcttttttccgcTTATAGTATAtctttcaaattattatttgtttaattatgtATGTTTTATAGTGCATGATACAAAACATGGTCAATAGAAGAGAGGTATGAAAGGATTTTTGTATTTTATGATTGTTTCATTCAATAATATGTTAAAGAGTTATACTAGATATCGCAACATCACTACTTTTTCAAACTAATGATGATCAGGCCGGTTACTGATGTTCATTTTCTCGGTTATACCATGAAATTAGGTGGTCATTGATTGCTGGAAGACTTCCGGGAAGAACAGCAAATGATGTGAAAAACTTTTGGAACACCAAGCGGCGTCGGGACAAACCACAAAGATTGGTGAAGCCCATCATACTAAGACCTAAACCACGAAGGTTAATCTCGACCAGTTCACTCTGTTTGACGGGTCAAGGTTTAATCGGAGACCAAAGTCAGTTAAAAAAGAATATTAGCATGGCTTTACCAACATCATCAGCGTCACCAACATCACCAATACAGCAGGAAATTGATCGGTTGCGAGCCtttttagaggaggaggagagtatTCGAACCACAACCTGTTTTAGTTTGACCCCTGAAGGATTATTTATTGAAGATCATATTCAATCAGAAAACAGCATTAGCTGCAGGGCTTTACCAACATCAACAGCATTAGAGGATCAGCTTGATTGGTGGATGACATTCTTAGATCGATAATGAGGAAGTTGGTCTGTTAAAAGCAACAAATTCTGGTCAAACACAAGAAGTTCTTGTTACCCTGTGGGGTAAGTTATTGTGGTATCTACTCTCTAGCTTgtcaaccaaaataaaaaaatatatatatgaagtaaATCTCCTTGGAAAAATGGGAAATAGTTGAGCATACAAGTAAAAAATATCTCACTTTGCCTCCTTAAACTCCTTTTGATTTACTTCTCCTCTCAAGAAGGCCACAATTTTCTTCTACGTACAAATGAAACCAGTGGCGGAACCACTGTTCGGTCTGCAGGGGTTCGGACCCCCCCTAAGACTTAAGCTGATAAGCTAATTAATGAATGATTTCAATGAAATCATATATACCTTGCGCAATCTTACCCAATTGgacctccccccccccctcagTCTTCTTATGTAgtcataaattataattatatattaaatacATAAATCTAAAACGTATGATGAACAAGAAACTCAAAAGTATATTGTAATACAAGAGATAGAAATGTTAATTAAATCTGATAATTATGTACTTACCAAAAAATACTTTTCATTAAGTATTTACTAAAATTTAAAAGAATTCGATTAGTGAGATTAAATCTATATcggaaacaaataaaaaatgtatAAAGAATGGACGTCGCATGAACCTTAAGTGTTAAGAGGACATTAATGTTTTGTATATATCTAcattatgtgtatatatatatggtttattttcttaatgaGATTACGCAATATACGTCGAGTGCTTAACTTTGTTtagtgttggtttttttttttaacttcttaTTTTGGATCCCCCCAAGTTACAAATCCTAGTTCCGCCACTGAATGAAACAATATGCTATAGTTTCAGTTGGAAAAACAATCAGAGGCACTCCCCACTCCATTAATTCTCCCTAAACAACTTAGCTGAAAAGAAACATGTACCTAGCTAGTAAGAGTGTAAGACAGTTTTAATCTGATTCAAATTTGACGACCAGTACTATGAAAATTGTTGAACGTCTAACTGTCAAATTTTAATGCTGAACAATTGATATGTCTTGATCAACTAGGTTGGGGGTCACTGATTACTTCCATTCTTGTAAGTCTCTAAATTACATGGTAGTAAATTCATAACCCAACTTTGTACCTGTATCTGGAGGAATgaaagaaattaagaaattGTCCCCAAGAAAACTGATACTGTTTTAGTTGTGTGTCGATTTTCTCTTAGATGGGATCAATTGCTTGCACGGATCTACATTGTAATTGAAGATGGATCAAGAACCGAATCTCCAAAGGCCAAAACCCCAACGAACGGCGACAACATTCCATTAATTTCAGCTGATCGGTCCTCGACTCCAGCAACTGCTATAGTGCTCTAATTAATGTTTGTGGTGCACACATCTCAACAAATAGTACTACTGAAAGCAGATTTTCAATGTTGAGCACGTACACTTTCCTTAAATGTGTGTGGCATCCATATATAGAGAGATCGCTTGCCTACTTATTGTTACTTAACATACGGACCAGAAATTACAACGTAGATCCTTTCGTTGGGGTTTTGGCCTTTGGAGATTCTCATACACCAAAAAGCTGGTAACGACAAACTGGAATTCTCTAAAAAAGTTACTGTGATTggcaataatttttttaaaaacctATTGACATCTTTTGAAAAACTATTGTTGACGAATCATGAAGCcaattatagaaaattacttATTAGTATTTTTGAAGATTTATATTATTAATTAAGCCACTACCACCagattgttttagagaaactgaatttgggaggaatttgctgtgtattctcattgataataggggcctctttatatagaggattacaatgcatagaatctcaatcatacaaggaaagtaattctacattgattaggattctagatccttatAATTAAATcttattaccactagatcaagtaacctagagtttgggctaaacacaaattaggttttccttgaacactcccccttgtgttgcccaaacgcggtgcttctctcgttgccccgttaaaaaccttgtcgagtaacaaaaacccagtgggacaaaaataacctcggtcgaaggggaaaaagagcacaacacacccttcacgcttcgagacgaacatgtagacatctccccctgatgtctgcgcctccccctgatgactacgattatgggagttcagataatttctgcaagccaattcttgccacatgtttctcgaacgtggatttgggcaatgacttagtaaacaagtctgtctCACTgccctcagatcgaacctagttcactttgatctcgaggagtgtctgttgttgctgattattcttggtgttgtcgcttttgatgtagccttacctcatttgttcaaaacaagtagcattatcctaaatgctcgtaggctcatatgtggtagacttcaaaccacaattgttcgaacatgcataattatggatccaatccatatacattcatcaaccacttcgtgaagagcaatgatctctgcattgttcgaagatatagctactagggtctattatgtagacctccaagatgtcacggtcttttcccatggtgaacacttaacgggattgggaatgaccattgtgtgggtcagagagatacccaacatcagcaaaaccttccaaaacacatgtcgttttaggatggggacgatggacgcaggccagtgttggcggcgtacctggtgtgtgatgggtccgaatccatcatctctttgtaggaatagaataagcccatatcattcatacatctcaagtatcgaaagatatcttttacaccaatccaatggcgtcgcgttggcgcagagctatatctagctaacaagttcacaacatatgagatgtccggtcttgtgcattgagataagtacaataatgcgcctattgtactaagtaaggcacttctgcctctagcacatctttgtcatcatccttttgacgaagaggatcattttcaggatcaagactacggacgatcatgggggtgcttgaaggcttgaccttgtcaaaaatgcctaagcatctatcgacacgatgctcaagttccaaacagagacataatcgtgttctcccaaaatccttcatctcaaactcggatttcaagtgttcaacggtttcccttaactctttaagggcttctaatgaagatcatgtccaacatgaaccgtgatagaatctgaaacttgtcatagaaacgcgtgggcatatcccttcccaatcaagtagtcactttagtgagcgtttcaacctctttgtaaacgcgctccgtggtctagagctacttcacttgggtaaatgaagttcgccatgaaccttcatgtatattctgtatctatatccctatagagatacgtagtgaccatatttgtaagctgcatgttcagttattcggaaactaccaaactgacagggtagtagagtgcaatgacatccattacgagagaatatgtctcatcgtagtcgattccagggcgttttgtgagaagccttgcgccataaggcgagattaccatctctttttctcactacgctttctaacgaagacccattagtcaataggttttatactaggaggtgttggcatctctagctcgaaaaccttcatcttcgttagagaatccatcttaacccggatcgcatctttccatttaggccaaaaaactctctacattggcattcattcatcaacggagcgtggttcgatatcatctaactcaaaactcatgcgcaacaaaatacgcaactacatcgtcaattctgatggagtttctatcccacgtctcatgtacactagtgtaagtttcatagagctctatattctcaggaataggttttgacgttgaggcgtcccccaacgataaccataacccggaagattctcatgagacagattttgagttttgatgatcaaaggattggaatgtgccaaagtatcattcgaacccacgggcctctccatgcatcctagctggggccatggcctgtaacgccaaagtgccactctctttggcattggcgccatgcctacctccgtgtagggtggcgctacgtcctctcgtagggacgtccttccttgcagacatgtttgcagcatatttgtgtgatctcgtcactttaatagagatcaagatgagacatggtggggacagactacgacaattcctgtcgttcctgttgaacattcgtgttcttatctccccctaacgacgggaagactgtctcatcaaagtgacaacccgcaaatctagcggtaaagagatcgccttgcaaaggcattaagtggcggacgagtGTTGGAGtcccaaatccaacgtagttgcccattcgtctgtaaggacccatcatagagcgctgtggcggcgcaattggcacataaatggctcactcaaatgtgcgtaagtaca contains these protein-coding regions:
- the LOC112180306 gene encoding transcription factor MYB113, with amino-acid sequence MEDQSGLRRGAWTIEEDNLLRQCIAKHGEGRWRLIPPAAGLNRCGKSCRLRWVNYLKPDIKRGDFEDDEVDLLHRLHNLLGNRWSLIAGRLPGRTANDVKNFWNTKRRRDKPQRLVKPIILRPKPRRLISTSSLCLTGQGLIGDQSQLKKNISMALPTSSASPTSPIQQEIDRLRAFLEEEESIRTTTCFSLTPEGLFIEDHIQSENSISCRALPTSTALEDQLDWWMTFLDR